Proteins encoded within one genomic window of Miscanthus floridulus cultivar M001 unplaced genomic scaffold, ASM1932011v1 os_2481_2, whole genome shotgun sequence:
- the LOC136535029 gene encoding protein ALP1-like produces MSRSLFLRIVDAVGSHDDYFRQKPDAIETLGASPIQKVIAAVWMLAYGISVDFLDEYVRMGESTIIECLKHLMKVVVDVFGEEYLRALNAQDTARLLAINSVRGFPGMLGSIDCMHWKWDKCPVGWRGAYEGKEDGPTMILEAIASQNLWIWHAFFGLPGSLNDINVLRRSPLFQSLTSGTAPQVEYMVNGNKYTMGYYLTDGIYPAWATFVKAFQHPQGNKKIHFTMAQEAARKDVERVFGVLQAHFAIVRGPARMWDKEDLWYIMQACVVLHNMIIEDERDEEDDFNYHQEGVPVLQPMDYQRRNPLVLEDFLKIHDKIEDRSSHERLRDDLVEHLWAIHSSR; encoded by the coding sequence ATGTCCAGGTCTCTCTTTCTGCGGATAGTGGATGCAGTGGGGTCTCATGATGACTATTTCCGTCAGAAGCCCGATGCCATCGAAACTCTTGGCGCCTCTCCCATACAGAAGGTTATTGCCGCCGTTTGGATGCTTGCCTATGGTATTTCAGTAGACTTCTTGGATGAGTATGTGAGGATGGGAGAGAGCACAATCATTGAGTGTCTGAAACATCTTATGAAGGTTGTCGTCGATGTCTTTGGTGAAGAATACTTGAGGGCCCTCAATGCCCAGGACACAGCCAGGCTGTTGGCAATTAATAGTGTAAGAGGCTTCCCAGGTATGCTTGGTTCCATTGATTGCATGCATTGGAAATGGGACAAGTGCCCAGTAGGTTGGAGAGGAGCATATGAAGGGAAGGAAGATGGGCCGACCATGATCCTTGAGGCCATTGCATCACAAAATTTATGGATATGGCATGCATTCTTTGGCCTTCCTGGTTCTCTAAATGATATCAACGTTTTGCGCCGCTCTCCACTATTTCAGAGTTTGACTTCTGGGACGGCGCCACAAGTGGAATACATGGTCAATGGAAACAAGTACACAATGGGGTACTATCTTACTGATGGGATATACCCAGCCTGGGCAACGTTTGTCAAAGCTTTTCAACATCCACAGGGCAACAAGAAGATCCACTTCACAATGGCACAAGAAGCAGCGAGGAAAGATGTGGAAAGAGTGTTTGGGGTACTCCAAGCTCACTTTGCAATTGTGCGGGGTCCTGCAAGAATGTGGGACAAGGAAGATCTATGGTATATAATGCAAGCTTGTGTAGTCTTGCACAACATGATCATTGAGGATGAGCGAGATGAGGAAGATGATTTTAACTACCATCAGGAGGGTGTCCCTGTGTTGCAACCTATGGACTACCAACGTCGTAATCCGCTTGTGCTAGAGGACTTCCTGAAGATACACGACAAGATTGAGGATAGGTCTTCACATGAGCGACTTCGGGATGACCTTGTAGAGCACTTGTGGGCAATTCATAGTTCTAGATAG